One genomic window of Polyangium aurulentum includes the following:
- a CDS encoding choice-of-anchor Q domain-containing protein codes for MTRLALLDRALLLRIAAPVLVAVTLAPACSDSPPNGGAGGGGATGGAGGEGGQGGAAGQGGVAGQGGAAGQGGSGGQGGAAGQGGSGGQGGAAGQGGSGGQGGAAPECGNGIVEAGELCDGDCPTSCQDDGDACTAEALMGADTTCDAVCTIAAVTVCTSGDGCCPAGCAAPEDLDCAACDVRVPEDQPTIADAILAAPQPGVVCIGPGTYTGDLVLRPHVSLQGSGPATIVQGHLLARSLEDADPTPTFVRDLVVKAANVMVSVCPPNDPGCYPSSVVLNGGTIALEMERVTLDGNELPDNLGCANLEVYGGSLSFAFRDSTCISQRGIRFRGDYGSVNAARFDLEVVRNRFQPTTSLGWTYNPVEFLVVSGASCGAQTVPKGSVAKATIVNNEFLATHYEGIYLTPCLKMDAADAAQSEMRIVNNTFVPTPDAIGDLAYAVWYNSVSGYEPKFIYANNLYVGPWANPVRGVAPDVSAGNIATQTSPFVDIATGDVHLVAGSAAIDAADATYAPTNDRDGKPRPVDGDGDGQAKPDVGAHEYTP; via the coding sequence ATGACACGGCTTGCACTTCTCGATCGCGCACTCCTTCTCCGCATAGCAGCGCCCGTCCTCGTCGCCGTAACGCTCGCACCTGCCTGCTCCGATTCTCCGCCGAATGGCGGCGCGGGCGGTGGAGGCGCGACCGGCGGCGCTGGCGGAGAAGGTGGACAAGGCGGCGCCGCTGGGCAAGGCGGCGTTGCTGGGCAAGGCGGCGCCGCGGGCCAAGGTGGCTCGGGTGGGCAAGGCGGCGCTGCGGGCCAAGGTGGCTCGGGTGGGCAAGGCGGCGCTGCGGGCCAAGGTGGCTCGGGTGGGCAAGGCGGCGCTGCGCCCGAATGCGGCAATGGAATCGTCGAAGCGGGCGAGCTTTGCGACGGCGATTGCCCGACCTCCTGTCAGGACGACGGGGATGCGTGCACCGCCGAAGCGCTCATGGGCGCGGACACGACGTGCGACGCCGTCTGCACAATCGCGGCGGTCACCGTTTGCACGAGCGGCGACGGCTGTTGCCCCGCTGGCTGCGCCGCCCCTGAAGATCTCGATTGCGCGGCGTGCGACGTCCGCGTCCCCGAAGACCAGCCGACGATCGCCGACGCCATTCTCGCCGCGCCCCAGCCGGGCGTCGTTTGCATCGGCCCAGGCACGTACACCGGCGACCTCGTGCTCCGGCCGCACGTGTCGCTGCAGGGCTCTGGCCCCGCAACCATCGTGCAGGGCCACCTCCTCGCGCGCTCCCTGGAGGATGCCGACCCGACGCCCACGTTCGTTCGCGACCTGGTCGTCAAGGCGGCTAACGTCATGGTCTCGGTCTGCCCACCCAATGACCCCGGCTGCTATCCGAGCTCCGTGGTCTTGAATGGAGGCACGATCGCCCTCGAGATGGAGCGGGTCACGCTCGACGGAAACGAGCTCCCGGACAATCTCGGTTGCGCCAACCTCGAGGTCTACGGCGGCTCGCTCTCGTTCGCTTTCCGCGACTCGACGTGCATCAGCCAGCGCGGCATCCGCTTCCGCGGTGATTACGGGAGCGTCAATGCTGCCCGCTTCGACCTGGAGGTCGTGCGTAACCGTTTCCAGCCGACCACGTCGCTCGGCTGGACCTACAATCCGGTCGAGTTCCTCGTCGTCTCCGGCGCCTCGTGTGGAGCGCAAACGGTCCCGAAAGGCTCGGTCGCGAAGGCGACGATCGTGAACAACGAGTTCCTGGCGACACACTACGAGGGCATCTACCTGACGCCGTGCCTCAAGATGGATGCTGCCGACGCGGCCCAGTCGGAGATGCGCATCGTGAACAACACCTTCGTGCCGACGCCGGATGCCATAGGGGACCTCGCCTATGCCGTTTGGTACAACAGCGTGAGCGGTTACGAGCCGAAGTTCATTTACGCGAACAATCTCTACGTCGGTCCCTGGGCAAACCCCGTCCGCGGCGTTGCGCCGGACGTGAGCGCGGGGAACATCGCCACGCAGACCTCGCCGTTCGTCGACATCGCGACGGGTGACGTGCACCTCGTCGCAGGCAGCGCGGCCATCGACGCCGCCGATGCGACGTACGCGCCCACGAACGATCGTGACGGCAAACCCCGGCCCGTGGACGGCGATGGCGACGGCCAGGCCAAACCCGACGTGGGGGCGCACGAGTACACGCCTTGA
- a CDS encoding VOC family protein, producing the protein MTFPKLRVARPSDDLQRLLRFYVDGLGLEVLFRFEDHEGFDGVIIGGPQAPWHLEFTRHHGTPAPPPPGPDNLLVLYLPEPEDFDARVARLRGAGFEPVASFNPYWDRCGSTFEDPDGWRVVLCKRSWDA; encoded by the coding sequence ATGACCTTCCCGAAACTGCGTGTCGCGCGTCCCAGCGATGATCTCCAGCGGCTTTTGCGGTTCTACGTCGACGGCCTCGGCCTGGAGGTGCTCTTCCGCTTCGAAGACCACGAGGGGTTCGACGGTGTGATCATCGGCGGCCCTCAGGCCCCGTGGCATCTGGAGTTCACGCGCCACCACGGGACACCTGCGCCGCCGCCGCCAGGCCCGGACAATCTCCTGGTGCTCTATTTGCCGGAGCCGGAGGACTTCGACGCGCGCGTCGCCCGGCTGCGCGGGGCAGGCTTCGAGCCCGTGGCGTCGTTCAATCCCTACTGGGACCGCTGCGGCTCGACCTTCGAGGATCCGGATGGCTGGCGCGTGGTGCTCTGCAAGAGGTCGTGGGACGCTTGA
- a CDS encoding DUF3089 domain-containing protein, with product MSFVALSLFTLDRWLYVALDPGPFDPSAAPPAPDYAQPSSWAALPTLEDDADVSLPELPALARGTASADVFFVHPTTAVAKRWNSPIDDPAIIETTARGATLIQASAFNACCAVYAPRYRQASGKAFVDPSPDGDRAIDLAYADVAAAFAAFLEKRGAARPFILASHSQGSVLAGRLLREKIWGKPPGEHLVAAYLIGGPITQKTLGEDIPVCASEEQWGCVVAWNARGPRYGGNNLEFGAKQHPASGAPEPTASRICVNPLSWKNDGESVPASKNEGALFFDTEVPKVLPAFADATCRDGKLLITELGSMPARGIASALLLWTMGPDNYHAIEYQLYYMNLRKNAVRRVEAYQAAHGGRHAPSPPGP from the coding sequence ATGTCTTTCGTGGCCCTTTCGCTCTTCACCCTCGATCGGTGGCTGTACGTCGCCCTGGACCCCGGGCCTTTCGATCCGAGCGCTGCGCCTCCCGCACCGGATTATGCGCAGCCCAGCTCCTGGGCGGCGCTTCCCACGCTCGAGGACGACGCCGACGTCTCCTTGCCGGAGCTGCCAGCCCTCGCGCGAGGCACGGCAAGCGCCGACGTTTTCTTCGTCCACCCGACCACGGCGGTTGCAAAACGGTGGAACTCCCCGATCGACGATCCGGCCATCATCGAGACGACGGCGCGCGGCGCGACGCTCATCCAGGCGAGCGCCTTCAACGCGTGCTGCGCCGTCTATGCGCCGCGTTATCGTCAGGCCAGCGGCAAGGCCTTCGTCGACCCGAGCCCGGACGGCGACCGCGCGATCGATCTCGCCTACGCCGACGTCGCAGCCGCATTCGCGGCCTTCCTCGAGAAGCGCGGCGCGGCGCGTCCGTTCATCCTCGCGTCGCACAGCCAGGGCTCCGTGCTCGCAGGCCGACTGCTTCGTGAAAAGATCTGGGGCAAACCCCCCGGCGAGCACCTCGTCGCCGCGTATTTGATCGGGGGCCCGATCACCCAGAAAACGCTCGGAGAGGACATCCCGGTATGCGCGTCCGAGGAGCAGTGGGGCTGTGTGGTCGCCTGGAACGCCCGAGGCCCTCGCTACGGCGGCAACAACCTCGAATTCGGAGCCAAGCAGCACCCCGCGTCGGGAGCCCCCGAGCCGACGGCCTCGCGCATCTGCGTCAATCCCCTGAGCTGGAAAAATGACGGGGAGTCCGTCCCTGCCTCGAAGAACGAAGGTGCGCTGTTCTTCGACACGGAGGTGCCCAAGGTTCTCCCTGCGTTCGCGGACGCGACATGCCGGGACGGCAAGTTATTGATCACCGAGCTGGGCAGCATGCCCGCGCGCGGCATCGCGAGTGCCCTTTTGCTGTGGACGATGGGCCCCGACAATTACCACGCCATCGAATATCAGCTCTATTACATGAACCTGCGGAAAAACGCAGTCAGGCGCGTCGAGGCCTACCAGGCGGCGCACGGTGGCCGGCACGCTCCTTCGCCTCCGGGGCCGTGA
- a CDS encoding glycoside hydrolase family 140 protein, whose product MRKTGLLFLLPMSILAACVLEAPPDEVSTSAEALTPLPKLRVSSNARYLVEDDGTPFFYLADTAWELFHRLSRADAVTYLDNRAANEYTVVQAVAVAELDGVNTPNAHGDKPFLNNNPATPATTPGSDPNDATQYDYWDHVDYIVDQAEARGIYTAFLPTWGSHVLNGTINTSNAQAYGQFLGSRYANKAIIWVLGGDRSPVGYEAVWRAMAKGIAIGAAGAEDYSKVLMTYHPPGGQKSSTWFHSEPWLDFNMQQNGHCTNTDVWNRISADYALTPTKPTMDGEPLYEQHPICFNAGANGTSNAYEIRKFAYWDVFAGAHGHTYGHHSVWQMYAPGRTGVNGPVNYWYEAINQPGAAQMKYLRRLIESRPFLVRVPDQSVLASSASSGTDRVQATRGSEGSYAFVYSASGQAFTVNMPKVSGGSVRASWYDPRNGTSTEIGTFPNTGTRQFTPPSSGAGNDWVLVLDDTTKGFPLPGTGAPPPPPPPPPGGLYRAINLNGSATVIDGQSWEGSNAPNYTYTGTAFANQSVTLNPATDANRAAMIRSSIWSTSAAVNLLSVPNGTYTVYLHTWEDNDPETFSVSLEGAVVQSNYNSGSAGTWKRLGPWTTTISDGTLNLTTSGGAANLSGIEVYAAGASFVKGVNFNGGAVTIDGNAWQSYASALSSGLTVNSPNLTTNTVTPSPAVDSNTYSMLNSAIWKQGGDVNVDQQLANGNYKVYLWVMENYQSNYRSFDIRVEGSTVANGAGNLPFGSWVKYGPYSVSVNDGVLDVDLVRVNGDPHLMGMAIYQ is encoded by the coding sequence ATGCGAAAGACCGGCCTCCTCTTCCTTCTACCCATGTCCATTCTCGCCGCCTGCGTGCTCGAGGCGCCGCCGGACGAGGTGAGCACGAGCGCCGAGGCGCTCACGCCGCTGCCCAAGCTCCGCGTGAGCTCGAACGCGCGCTATCTCGTCGAGGACGATGGGACGCCGTTCTTCTACCTCGCCGATACGGCGTGGGAGCTGTTTCATCGGTTGAGTCGCGCAGACGCCGTCACCTATCTCGATAACCGCGCCGCCAACGAGTACACCGTGGTCCAGGCGGTCGCCGTGGCGGAGCTCGACGGCGTGAACACGCCGAACGCGCACGGCGACAAACCCTTCCTGAACAACAACCCCGCGACCCCCGCGACGACGCCGGGCTCCGACCCGAATGACGCCACCCAGTACGATTACTGGGATCACGTCGATTACATCGTCGACCAGGCCGAGGCGCGCGGCATCTACACGGCGTTCTTGCCCACCTGGGGCAGCCATGTCCTGAACGGCACCATCAACACCTCGAATGCGCAGGCCTACGGCCAGTTCCTCGGCAGCCGCTACGCGAACAAGGCCATCATCTGGGTCCTCGGCGGAGACCGGAGCCCCGTCGGCTACGAGGCCGTCTGGCGCGCGATGGCAAAGGGCATCGCCATCGGCGCGGCCGGCGCCGAGGATTACAGCAAGGTGCTGATGACCTATCACCCGCCGGGCGGACAGAAATCGTCGACCTGGTTCCACAGCGAGCCGTGGCTGGACTTCAACATGCAGCAGAACGGCCACTGCACGAACACCGACGTCTGGAACCGCATCTCGGCCGATTACGCGCTCACGCCCACGAAGCCCACGATGGACGGCGAGCCCCTCTACGAGCAGCACCCGATCTGCTTCAACGCGGGGGCCAACGGGACCTCGAACGCGTACGAGATCCGGAAATTCGCATACTGGGACGTCTTCGCCGGCGCGCACGGCCACACGTACGGCCATCACTCGGTCTGGCAGATGTACGCCCCGGGCCGCACCGGCGTGAACGGGCCGGTCAATTACTGGTACGAGGCGATCAACCAGCCGGGCGCCGCGCAAATGAAATACCTGCGGCGGCTCATCGAGTCCCGGCCGTTCCTCGTCCGCGTCCCGGACCAGTCGGTCCTCGCCTCGAGCGCCAGCTCCGGCACCGACCGGGTGCAGGCGACGCGCGGCTCGGAGGGCAGCTATGCCTTCGTCTACAGCGCGTCGGGCCAGGCCTTCACCGTGAACATGCCCAAGGTGAGCGGCGGCTCGGTCCGGGCGTCGTGGTACGATCCGCGCAATGGGACCTCCACGGAGATCGGCACGTTCCCCAATACCGGCACGCGGCAATTCACGCCGCCCAGCTCCGGCGCCGGGAACGATTGGGTGCTCGTGCTCGACGACACCACGAAGGGCTTCCCGCTCCCGGGCACCGGCGCGCCGCCGCCTCCGCCGCCCCCGCCGCCCGGCGGGCTCTATCGCGCCATCAACCTCAACGGGTCGGCCACGGTCATCGACGGGCAGAGCTGGGAGGGCAGCAACGCGCCGAATTACACGTACACGGGGACGGCGTTCGCCAATCAATCCGTGACGCTCAACCCGGCCACGGACGCGAACCGCGCGGCGATGATCCGCTCGTCCATCTGGAGCACGTCGGCCGCCGTGAATCTCCTCTCGGTGCCGAACGGCACCTACACGGTGTATCTCCACACCTGGGAGGACAATGACCCGGAGACGTTCAGCGTTTCGCTCGAGGGGGCGGTGGTTCAATCGAACTACAACAGCGGCTCGGCAGGGACGTGGAAGCGGCTCGGGCCGTGGACCACGACGATCAGCGATGGCACGCTGAACCTGACGACGAGCGGCGGCGCGGCCAACCTCTCCGGCATCGAGGTCTATGCCGCGGGCGCGAGCTTCGTCAAGGGCGTCAACTTCAATGGCGGGGCGGTCACGATCGACGGCAATGCGTGGCAATCCTACGCCAGCGCGCTGTCGAGCGGCCTCACCGTGAACTCGCCGAACCTCACCACGAACACGGTGACGCCGAGCCCCGCGGTGGACAGCAACACGTACTCCATGCTGAACTCGGCGATCTGGAAGCAGGGCGGCGACGTCAACGTCGACCAGCAGCTCGCCAACGGAAACTACAAGGTCTACCTCTGGGTGATGGAGAACTACCAGTCCAATTACCGCTCGTTCGACATCCGGGTCGAGGGGTCCACGGTCGCGAACGGAGCTGGAAACCTTCCGTTCGGCTCCTGGGTCAAGTACGGCCCGTACTCCGTGTCGGTCAATGACGGCGTCCTCGACGTGGACCTCGTCCGCGTGAACGGCGATCCCCACCTCATGGGAATGGCCATCTATCAATGA
- a CDS encoding MarR family winged helix-turn-helix transcriptional regulator, with translation MDAASLYLVGRRLSALAERAMAAPEGLPAQPTAELLVLRAVIERPGTTVTDLVTQLSLAQSRISQAVAALERDGYVRRYTDAEDRRRQRIEPTEQFKKDIEQRMARKAEDALEPLLGHVTPRDRTRVLSALELLHDLIRQTDERETSEP, from the coding sequence ATGGATGCCGCGTCCCTTTACCTCGTCGGCCGTAGGCTGAGCGCGCTCGCCGAGCGCGCGATGGCCGCCCCGGAGGGGCTGCCCGCTCAGCCCACGGCCGAGCTGCTCGTGCTTCGCGCCGTGATCGAACGCCCGGGTACCACGGTAACCGACCTCGTCACGCAGCTCTCGCTCGCACAGAGCCGCATCTCCCAGGCCGTCGCCGCCCTCGAGCGCGATGGCTACGTCCGCCGCTACACGGACGCGGAAGACCGGCGCAGGCAGCGCATCGAGCCCACCGAACAGTTCAAAAAAGACATCGAGCAGCGCATGGCGCGCAAGGCGGAGGACGCCCTCGAGCCCCTCCTCGGCCACGTCACCCCGCGCGACAGGACCCGGGTGCTCTCGGCGCTCGAGCTGCTCCACGACCTCATCCGGCAGACGGACGAGCGCGAGACCTCGGAGCCATGA
- a CDS encoding VOC family protein, whose product MQARIQRITPFLWFDSQAEEAALFYTSIFPNSRIVSTMRYGKGGGRPVDRPEGSVMTVAFELDGYGFTALNGGPHLTIDGAISFVVNCQSQEEVDHYWARLTEGGDEKAQQCGWLKDRFGVSWQVVPAALIDLLNDPDPERARRATAAMLQMKKIDIEALRKAAAG is encoded by the coding sequence ATGCAAGCCAGGATCCAGCGAATCACCCCCTTCCTCTGGTTCGACTCCCAGGCCGAGGAGGCGGCATTGTTCTACACCTCGATCTTCCCCAACTCCCGCATCGTATCCACCATGCGCTACGGGAAGGGAGGCGGGCGGCCGGTCGACAGGCCGGAGGGGTCGGTGATGACCGTCGCCTTCGAGCTCGACGGATATGGTTTCACTGCCCTGAACGGCGGCCCCCATCTCACGATCGACGGAGCGATCTCGTTCGTCGTCAATTGCCAGTCGCAGGAAGAGGTGGACCACTACTGGGCCCGCCTCACCGAGGGCGGCGACGAGAAGGCTCAACAATGCGGCTGGCTGAAGGACCGCTTCGGCGTGTCCTGGCAGGTCGTCCCCGCGGCGCTCATCGACCTATTGAACGACCCCGACCCCGAAAGGGCGCGCCGGGCGACGGCGGCGATGCTGCAGATGAAGAAGATCGACATCGAGGCCTTGCGGAAGGCGGCGGCAGGCTGA